The sequence below is a genomic window from Candidatus Methylomirabilota bacterium.
CCGCGCCCTCTTCGCGGAGGTGGCGCGCAAGCGCGGCGCGACCTTCATGCCCTTTCTCCTCGACGGCGTCGCCGGCAATCCGCAGCTCAATCAGGTCGACGGCATCCATCCCACGGCCGAGGGCTACGCCGCGGTCAGCGATCGCCTCTGGCCGTATCTCCAGCCCCTGCTCAAGCGGTAGATGGCTCGGAGGGGGGCTCCGCCCCCCTTCCGAAGCCTCCCCCCGACGCAGTGCGAGCCGCAGGACGTCGCGGGGCTGGGGCCCCGCCCTCCGAGGCGAGCAATCCGAGAACTGCGCCGGCAAAGCCGGCGCTCGAAGCGGACCATTCCTGCTCGCCAGACCTGTGAAATGCTTTGACAAGCCCCTGCTCGGACGTCAGGCGAGCTTGGGGTAGCCGGCGGCCTCCGCCGCGCGCTGGCGCTCCAGGAAGACTTCGAGGTCGGCGGGGTTCACGCGTACGAAGCGCGTGAGGAGGAGCTCATCGAGGGTGGCGGCAATCTCGGGAGCGGCGTGAGCGTCCAGCAAGGCCCTGGTCATTCGCTCCCGCGCGTCCGCGTCCACCATGGGCGAGGCGACGAGGGGCGCGCTGGGCGCGGTGATGGTGGTGGCCACCACCCTCACGCGCTCCGCCCGCTCCGAGCGGTGGCGCCGCAGTAGGTCGAGCGCGTATCCGTCGACGGGCCCGACGTCCGCTCGGCCCTCGATCACCGCGTCGATGACGGGCACCTGGCGATGGAGGGGACCGAGCAAGCGCCCGTAGAGCGTGGGCCGCGACGGGCTGCGGTACGGGAGGAGGTGGAAGCGCGCGGCGTTGTAGCCGGAGTGCGAGTGCTCGGCAGAATACGCGAGGCAGCCGCCGAAGGTGTCTTCGATGGTTCGGTAGGCGCTCTCCGCCCGTACGATGAAGTCGGTGACATAGACGGGCTGGCCCCCATAGCGCGGCGGCGAGGGCACCGGCGCCGCCAGCAGGTGAGGTCGGTCGCTCCGCAGCGCCCATGGATATCCGCACATGAACACGCAGCCGAGGTCCTCGCGCGCCCACAGGTCGTCGAGCGAGACAGGGTCGGCGAGGTTGAGCACCTCGAGCGATACCCTCGCGCGGGCCGACACCCACTCGAGCAGCCTCTGCCAGGCCGCGGTCAGCGAGGGCGACCACGAGTACATGCGTGCCGAGGCGACGGGGAAGGTCTGCACGGCGGGGCTCATCGGTACTCCCGGGCCTGGCGAATCACCGCCGGCTGGTCGAAGCGATTGATCTCGTCGACGAGCGCGTTCGTGAAGACCTCGCTCGCGTCCACATTGCCCTGGATGAGCCCCTGCTCCTGGTAGATGGCCTTGAGACGGTTCCACTGCGCGGTCGAGGAAGATCCCCAGCGCTTGTCGTCGCGGTTGTCCACGCGCTGGGTCTCGAAGCGGGCATTGAACACGTGGATGGATTCGCGAAGGGCGCGCGCCTCGTCGGCGATCTGGGGCCGCGTCTGCGGATACATCTTCCAGTGCATGCGGACGGCCGCGGGGGGATTGGTGAGCCCGAAGAGCGTGGCCTTGGCCATGCCCCGGCCGAAGGCCACCGCCACGTCGGGATGCTGGGCGAGGTAGTCGTCGCGGGCGATGACGACCTGACCGAGGAGATCCTTGAGGAAGGGCGCGGTGATCTCGCGGAACTGGAGCCCGAGATTCTCCAGACCCGCCTGGAAGTCACCCCAGAGAGCCATGGCATCGATGTTCTTCTGACCGAGGGCGAGGGCGGCGGGCGCCCCGATGCCCACGGCCAGCCACTTGACGTCGCGGTCGGGGTTGAGCCCGCCCGAGGCCACGATGGCTCGGGCCACCGGGACGGCACCCGAGCTCAACGCGGAGACACCGATCGTCTTGCCTCGAAGATCCGCCGCCGTCTGGATCGGGCTGTCCTTGGGGACGACGACGCGGAAGATGGTGACGCTGTTCACCACGTAGAACGACTTCACCTTCACGCCCTTTTCGCGAGCCATCAGCGCGACCTCCGGACCCACCGTGACGAACTGGACATTGCCGGCGGCGAGCTGCTGGAGACCGGCGGTGGAGCCTTCCAGCGAGGTCACTTCCATGTCCACGCCTTCAGTGGTCCAGTAGCCGAGCGTCAACGGGATCGAGGTGTGGGCGGAGAGGGCGACCGAGATGTTCTTGGTGGTGACGGTATAGATGGCCTTCTGCCGGGGCTTGTCCTGACCGAGCGAGCCCGTCACCAGGCCCGCCACGGCCAGCACACCGAGCGTGAGGATCGA
It includes:
- a CDS encoding ABC transporter substrate-binding protein, whose product is MKRLSILTLGVLAVAGLVTGSLGQDKPRQKAIYTVTTKNISVALSAHTSIPLTLGYWTTEGVDMEVTSLEGSTAGLQQLAAGNVQFVTVGPEVALMAREKGVKVKSFYVVNSVTIFRVVVPKDSPIQTAADLRGKTIGVSALSSGAVPVARAIVASGGLNPDRDVKWLAVGIGAPAALALGQKNIDAMALWGDFQAGLENLGLQFREITAPFLKDLLGQVVIARDDYLAQHPDVAVAFGRGMAKATLFGLTNPPAAVRMHWKMYPQTRPQIADEARALRESIHVFNARFETQRVDNRDDKRWGSSSTAQWNRLKAIYQEQGLIQGNVDASEVFTNALVDEINRFDQPAVIRQAREYR
- a CDS encoding PhnD/SsuA/transferrin family substrate-binding protein codes for the protein MSPAVQTFPVASARMYSWSPSLTAAWQRLLEWVSARARVSLEVLNLADPVSLDDLWAREDLGCVFMCGYPWALRSDRPHLLAAPVPSPPRYGGQPVYVTDFIVRAESAYRTIEDTFGGCLAYSAEHSHSGYNAARFHLLPYRSPSRPTLYGRLLGPLHRQVPVIDAVIEGRADVGPVDGYALDLLRRHRSERAERVRVVATTITAPSAPLVASPMVDADARERMTRALLDAHAAPEIAATLDELLLTRFVRVNPADLEVFLERQRAAEAAGYPKLA